A window of Streptomyces sp. NBC_01224 genomic DNA:
GTCATTGACCTCGGCGTCGCGCGGCAGGTCGACGGCCATCAGGATCGTGGTGGCCACCGACTCCGGGTCGATCCAGCGGGACGGGTCGTACTCCTTGCCCTCCTGCTGGTGGACCTTGGCCTGCATGGGGCTGGCGGTGCGCCCCGGATAGACGGACGTCACCCGGACGCCGTTCGCGTGCTCCTCGTGGCGCAGCGAGTCGGCGAGCGCCTTCAGGCCGTGCTTGCTCGCGGCGTACGCGCTCCACTCGGCGTGCGCCGCGAGGCCGGCGCCCGAGTTCACGAAGAGCACATGGCCCTGGGCGACGCGCAGTTGCGGCAGGAAGAGCCGGGTCAGCTCGGCGGGTGCGACCAGGTTGGCGTTGAGCTGGAAGTGCCATGCCTTGGGCGTGAGTTCACCGACCTTGCCGAGCTCGACGACGCCCGCGATGTGCAGCAGTGAGTCGACCCGCTCCGGCATCGCCTGCTGGGCGAACGCCCAGGAGAGCCGGTCCGGGTTGGAGAGGTCACCGACGAGCGTACGGGCGCCGGGGTGGAGCTCGGCCAGCTCCTTCGCGCGGCCCGCGTCACGGGCCAGCAGCACGGTCTCGTCACCGCGCTCCAGAAGACGACGGGTGACAGCTGCGCCGATGCCGGAGCCTGCGCCGGTGATGACATGAGTGGACATGCCCTCATGATCGCACCCGCACCCGCCGACGCCTCACCGGAGGCCGGACCACTCCTCCAGGTAGGCCAGGGCGCCCACGCCGTCCTTCGCGAAGAACACCAGGTCGGCCAGCGGGAGGGGCAGGAAGCCCTCGTCCTCCATGCGCTGGAACTGCTGGCGCAGCCCGTCGTAGAAGCCCGCCGTGTTGAGCAGGACCACCGGCTTGTCGTGCTTGCCGTGTTTCTTCAGCTCCAGGATCTCGGTCGCCTCGTCGAGCGTCCCGGTGCCCCCCACCATGATCACGACCGCGTCGGCCTTCTCCAGGAGCAGCGCCTTGCGCTCGGCGAGATCGCGCGCGATCACCATCTCGTCCGCATTGGTACGCGCCTTCGCGGCCAGGAAGTCGACCGACACCCCGACCAGCCGGCCGCCCGATTCCTGCACCCCGTCGGCGACGACCTTCATCAGCCCGCTCTCCGACCCGCCCCAGACGAGTGTGTGTCCCCCCTTGCCGAGCAGTTCGGCGAATTCGCGGGCGGGCCGGGTGTAGCGGTCGTCGAGGTCGGCGGCGGAGAGGAAAACACAGATCTTCATGCAGCAACCGTAAAGGCCACCACGGACACTCCCGGGCGGCCGGGTGGAGAACCGGCCGGCGCCGGGGAAGAAAGGGGAAGAAATCGGCCCGCGAGACGGCTGTACCA
This region includes:
- a CDS encoding SDR family oxidoreductase; this encodes MSTHVITGAGSGIGAAVTRRLLERGDETVLLARDAGRAKELAELHPGARTLVGDLSNPDRLSWAFAQQAMPERVDSLLHIAGVVELGKVGELTPKAWHFQLNANLVAPAELTRLFLPQLRVAQGHVLFVNSGAGLAAHAEWSAYAASKHGLKALADSLRHEEHANGVRVTSVYPGRTASPMQAKVHQQEGKEYDPSRWIDPESVATTILMAVDLPRDAEVNDLTVRPGR
- a CDS encoding TIGR00730 family Rossman fold protein, whose protein sequence is MKICVFLSAADLDDRYTRPAREFAELLGKGGHTLVWGGSESGLMKVVADGVQESGGRLVGVSVDFLAAKARTNADEMVIARDLAERKALLLEKADAVVIMVGGTGTLDEATEILELKKHGKHDKPVVLLNTAGFYDGLRQQFQRMEDEGFLPLPLADLVFFAKDGVGALAYLEEWSGLR